In Haloarcula sp. H-GB4, a single genomic region encodes these proteins:
- a CDS encoding response regulator, with protein MTKGRQATILVVDDESAVADVYAEQLRDRHAVETAYSGEAALSKLDSAVDIVLLDRRMPDLSGDEVLSAIREKRYDTRVAMVTAVDPDFDIIEMPFDDYVLKPVSKEDLFQTIEQLLLYADYEERLRECYSLTAKYAALESSKPQAVLDESEEFAALEAELAEVRAELDELTDSFDATDFELLFRDFETDESLPDSTQL; from the coding sequence ATGACAAAGGGTCGGCAAGCGACAATCCTCGTCGTCGACGACGAATCAGCGGTGGCCGACGTGTACGCAGAACAGCTACGGGATCGGCACGCAGTCGAGACGGCATACAGCGGTGAGGCCGCCCTTTCGAAACTGGATTCTGCAGTCGATATTGTCCTGTTAGACCGGCGAATGCCGGATCTCTCCGGTGACGAGGTGCTGTCGGCGATTCGTGAGAAACGCTACGACACGCGCGTAGCGATGGTGACCGCAGTGGACCCTGATTTCGATATCATCGAGATGCCCTTCGATGATTACGTCCTCAAACCGGTGTCGAAGGAAGACCTCTTCCAGACAATCGAACAGTTGCTTCTGTACGCTGATTACGAGGAACGCCTGCGCGAGTGTTACTCGCTCACGGCGAAATACGCGGCACTGGAATCGTCGAAACCACAGGCCGTCCTCGATGAAAGTGAGGAGTTTGCTGCACTGGAGGCTGAACTCGCGGAGGTCCGGGCGGAGCTTGACGAACTCACGGATTCGTTCGATGCCACGGACTTCGAGTTGCTGTTCCGGGATTTCGAGACGGACGAATCACTGCCGGACAGTACACAGCTTTGA
- the mptA gene encoding GTP cyclohydrolase MptA gives MSQQLPDVQASSPDVTVGLNRVGVTGVEKLVKLGRRDRDPIVLMAEFEVFVDLPSWRKGADMSRNMEVIDETLETAVSEEAYRVEDVCGDAAELLLEKHDYTTKAEVRMEAEYVTHESTPASEMATQSTADIIASATATEDGTSEEIGARVTGMTVCPCSQGMSASRARETLQQLNVDDDVIEEFLETNPQAGHSQRGHATLTVQSDGAPEVDLNELIEVARDSMSARIYNLAKRPDEDHMTYEAHKDAKFVEDCVRALAEGVVETFPDLPDDAVVTMKQSNDESIHQHNAHAERVAQLDDLRQEVSED, from the coding sequence ATGAGTCAACAACTCCCGGACGTGCAGGCGTCGAGTCCGGACGTAACGGTCGGTCTCAATCGCGTCGGTGTGACGGGTGTCGAGAAACTCGTCAAACTGGGGCGTCGTGACCGCGACCCCATCGTACTCATGGCGGAGTTCGAAGTGTTCGTAGACCTGCCGTCCTGGCGAAAGGGTGCCGACATGTCCCGCAATATGGAGGTTATCGACGAGACACTGGAAACCGCTGTCTCCGAGGAAGCCTATCGGGTTGAGGATGTCTGTGGCGACGCCGCCGAACTCCTGCTTGAGAAGCACGATTACACGACGAAAGCAGAGGTTCGGATGGAAGCGGAGTACGTCACCCACGAATCCACGCCGGCGTCGGAAATGGCGACACAGTCGACCGCCGATATCATCGCCTCGGCGACGGCGACCGAAGACGGGACGAGCGAGGAAATCGGTGCTCGTGTCACCGGGATGACCGTCTGTCCGTGCTCACAGGGGATGTCGGCTTCCCGCGCCCGCGAGACGCTCCAGCAGCTAAACGTTGACGACGATGTCATTGAGGAGTTCCTCGAAACCAATCCACAGGCCGGCCACTCACAGCGGGGCCACGCCACGCTCACCGTCCAGAGCGACGGCGCGCCCGAGGTTGACCTGAACGAACTCATCGAAGTCGCCCGCGACTCGATGAGCGCCCGCATCTACAATCTCGCGAAGCGGCCCGACGAGGACCACATGACCTACGAGGCCCACAAGGACGCCAAGTTCGTTGAGGACTGCGTTCGCGCGCTCGCTGAGGGCGTCGTCGAGACGTTCCCGGATCTACCCGACGATGCCGTCGTGACGATGAAACAGTCCAACGACGAGTCCATCCACCAGCACAACGCCCACGCGGAGCGCGTGGCGCAGTTGGACGATCTGCGGCAGGAAGTCAGCGAGGACTGA
- a CDS encoding TrmB family transcriptional regulator produces the protein MSSLRDLGLSEYEARAYRSLLETGPTTAKELSRASDVPMGRIYDVLNSLETYNLVRSQTASRPKKYVAVEPDTALDRLLEDKKRELEEKVGQYEEIVDDLSSQLESADPVDEPFWTAAVGPDNSLDLLLERLAAADDEIIMVGSAPARQVDILSGTERIVDELEAALERGVEVSLLVRPDLFESLPEEANREYYERLFHYDNYSARASPNIRTTFELLDGIEVCIEVPHPLGREETFGVIDMKDSDFTADISQAFEEHWAEAKPVGPP, from the coding sequence ATGTCCAGTCTCAGAGATCTCGGACTCTCCGAATATGAAGCTAGAGCATATCGGTCACTGCTGGAAACGGGACCGACAACGGCCAAGGAACTATCACGGGCCAGCGACGTCCCAATGGGCCGCATCTACGACGTACTCAACAGCCTCGAAACGTACAATCTCGTCCGCAGTCAGACCGCCAGCCGACCCAAAAAATACGTTGCTGTCGAGCCCGACACGGCTCTCGACCGTCTGCTCGAAGATAAGAAGCGCGAACTCGAAGAAAAGGTCGGCCAGTACGAGGAAATCGTCGACGACCTCTCGTCACAACTGGAGTCGGCAGACCCCGTCGATGAGCCGTTCTGGACGGCCGCTGTTGGCCCCGATAATTCGCTTGACCTGTTGCTTGAACGACTAGCTGCTGCCGACGACGAGATTATCATGGTCGGCTCGGCACCTGCTCGGCAGGTCGATATCCTCTCTGGCACCGAGCGGATCGTCGATGAGCTCGAAGCGGCGCTGGAACGAGGCGTCGAGGTGTCCCTGCTCGTCCGACCGGATCTGTTTGAGAGTCTTCCTGAGGAGGCCAACCGTGAGTACTACGAGCGGCTCTTCCACTACGACAACTACAGCGCCCGCGCCAGTCCGAACATCAGGACTACGTTCGAGCTACTCGACGGGATTGAAGTCTGTATCGAGGTCCCACACCCGCTGGGCCGAGAAGAGACCTTCGGCGTCATCGACATGAAAGACTCCGATTTCACTGCCGATATCAGCCAGGCGTTCGAAGAACACTGGGCCGAAGCGAAACCGGTCGGCCCGCCATAG
- a CDS encoding DUF255 domain-containing protein encodes MDEYARDTKVEWREWGTTPFEDAAESGKPVLLALTVPWSAECRAMDRGTFGEPRIAANINDGFIPVRVDADRNPRVRERYTMGGFPSTVFLTPEGEVITGATFLGPDGFRGILDSVRESWDAQGAAAGSIPRQLQDESPPAGELRPRIEEHMVEQLLGAFDDEFGGWGTDVKFPLPRTVEFALVRARDQATRTLEAIRTHLLDTYDGGFFRYSTERSWGNPRREKLLDENAALVRAFAHGYRYTGTEAYRDAAQRTVDYLTTTLWAGDAFAASQAGSDEYYRLEPTEREGTVSPNVDETVFADRNGLAIDALLWVAAYTDDERAQQYASRARDAICESLVDGGEVAHYDGTDSDTGLLLDQAQLLQGLTTSWQVLGEPGPARAVADWTIENRQQDDGAFRDGPASGAGLCTRSLHPLDATVELADALVDLAALTGEDRYRNAALSAVESFAGAAERMGVEVAGYAGVAARLQQPQTLTVGTESGTDLHRAALRLADHETTVVPEPDGDGTARLLDGDAIVAEGTTPAELDASLTGER; translated from the coding sequence ATGGACGAATACGCACGCGACACCAAGGTCGAGTGGCGCGAATGGGGCACAACCCCGTTTGAGGACGCCGCCGAGTCGGGGAAGCCAGTGCTGCTGGCGCTGACAGTCCCGTGGAGCGCCGAATGCCGAGCGATGGATCGGGGCACGTTCGGTGAGCCCCGCATCGCGGCCAACATCAACGACGGGTTCATTCCAGTCCGCGTTGACGCCGACCGCAATCCGCGCGTCCGGGAGCGGTACACGATGGGTGGGTTCCCGTCGACGGTGTTCCTGACCCCTGAGGGTGAGGTTATCACCGGCGCGACGTTCCTCGGGCCGGACGGGTTCCGCGGTATTCTTGACTCTGTCCGAGAGTCATGGGACGCCCAGGGCGCAGCGGCGGGCTCGATTCCTCGGCAGCTACAGGACGAGTCGCCGCCTGCTGGCGAGCTCCGCCCGCGTATCGAGGAGCACATGGTCGAGCAACTGCTTGGCGCGTTCGACGACGAGTTCGGCGGCTGGGGAACCGACGTGAAGTTCCCGCTGCCGCGGACCGTAGAGTTCGCCCTCGTCCGAGCGCGGGACCAGGCCACTAGGACGCTCGAAGCGATCCGCACACACCTGCTCGACACCTACGACGGCGGCTTCTTCCGATACTCCACGGAGCGCAGCTGGGGGAACCCGCGGAGAGAGAAATTGCTCGACGAGAACGCAGCCCTGGTCCGGGCCTTCGCTCACGGCTATCGGTACACCGGAACTGAGGCGTACCGGGACGCCGCCCAGCGGACCGTCGACTACCTCACGACGACGCTGTGGGCCGGCGACGCGTTCGCCGCGAGTCAGGCCGGGTCGGACGAGTACTACCGCCTAGAGCCGACAGAGCGCGAAGGAACAGTGTCACCCAATGTCGACGAAACGGTGTTCGCCGACCGCAACGGCCTCGCTATCGATGCCCTACTGTGGGTCGCGGCCTACACCGACGACGAGCGCGCCCAGCAGTATGCCAGTCGCGCTCGGGACGCTATCTGTGAGTCGCTTGTCGACGGCGGCGAGGTCGCCCACTACGACGGTACTGACAGCGACACCGGCCTGTTGCTAGACCAGGCGCAGCTCCTCCAAGGCCTGACGACGAGCTGGCAGGTCCTCGGTGAACCGGGGCCGGCCAGAGCTGTCGCCGACTGGACCATCGAGAACCGCCAGCAGGACGACGGCGCGTTCCGCGACGGTCCCGCCAGCGGCGCGGGGCTGTGTACCCGCTCGCTCCACCCGCTCGACGCGACAGTGGAACTGGCTGACGCACTGGTCGACCTCGCAGCACTCACCGGCGAGGATCGATACCGCAACGCGGCGCTTTCGGCCGTCGAGTCCTTTGCCGGCGCGGCAGAACGGATGGGCGTTGAGGTAGCCGGCTACGCCGGCGTTGCGGCCCGCCTTCAGCAACCCCAGACACTCACCGTCGGTACTGAATCGGGGACAGATCTCCACCGCGCGGCGCTTCGGCTGGCCGACCACGAGACCACCGTCGTCCCGGAGCCGGACGGCGACGGCACGGCGCGACTCCTCGACGGGGACGCTATCGTCGCCGAAGGGACGACGCCGGCCGAACTCGACGCCTCGCTAACTGGCGAGCGCTGA